tttttttttttttttttacatctaaTAAATAGACATTCGGAACTACAAAATCAAATACAGTAGGGATTCGATAATCCCGACACAATTTATCCGGATGCTAAACCTTCTAGACGATTTTTTTGTGGGAACCCAATTTTGACATATTATTTTGTATCCTTAATACTGAAATTCACATACTGGATCTAGATGATCAggttttactacaaaacgttaaatgtattgaaaattGTATCGTTAATTTAGACGGTGTTTTTTAGAAGGTCAGACTTGGACAATTTTAACGAGATGTAAATTTATTGTgaagaaaacataaaacaaagtTGTCCCAGTAAAATGATACACCTATGTCCAATCAACACCTCCCAAATTAGGTGGTTACCTTACCTAGATGTGATGACAGTTGGGTACAAAAGCATGTGCTGATCCAGACATTGTACTTCCAATTTTTGCACACTGTATTTACAATGCTTGTAGTGACTGTATTTACAATGCTTGTAGTGTTAAATTGTAAACAAGTTTGCAGCATATCATTTAATCATCTTGATTTAAAGGTTATTAATAGATGGAGCATCATGCTGTATAAATAGGGTTTATTGCACTACTACAAGCATTTTACATACGTACTTGACCACAAGTCAAAAGTTggcttgttcaaatgaaaggagTGTGCATAAAATGAGAATTATTGTAGAATAGTTTCAAAAATGTAGATCctgtttttatactgttgatggAAGTCAAATATATTTAGTAATAAGTTTTGACATGATCAATTATTTTCACTTATAAAATGTCACATATGAACAGTGTACTTGTGTATTCATGACTGATTCTTGTTGGGATGACGTGGAGCTTTATTGTTTTGGGACTTTAAAACTCCCAAATAGAGCAAGAAAATTACAGCTTTAAAGAAGTATGGCAATTCATATTTGTGCATTACACCCACAATTTTGATGTCACTTGGAGTTCTgttcagttacatgtatcagtgGATTAAAATAATATGTTGCCAGATCATAGCGATAGTAATTCGTACAGTAATAACGAGCTTGAATGGTTTCATTCCCCAAACATAAGCTTAGATAAATTatagaatatgaaatataaactttCATTTTCCCCCAGTTACATGCAGTGCTTGATTGTTTGCTTTAAGTGCATGTGGTGTATAGTTTTGTATATTTCTGAAgttctgaattttataattgaacatatttaattgataaaacattAACAGGATATGACAGAAGTTCTAAAATTTCAATgacctatacatgtaaatatctacAAGTATATTGAGATTTCAAAGTTTAGTgcattgaaatgcatgtaaatgtaaacattatCCAACATTCATTTAATAAAGAAAATCGTTAAAACGCACAACAAAGTAAGCATATAAGGATGTAAAAAATCTGGATGCTTATTTATTCAAATGATTTTGCTACTAAGGAACCAAAGTGTCTGGATTAACGAGActcacatgtaatatatatgtacagtacattATTAGGAAAGGATACATATTTTTTCACATCTTCGTCATCATAAATAGTGAATTCCATATCTTTACCCACAATTCCTAGAGAACAATTCTGCAATAAAATGTAGTATGATGTAAACATTGAAACGAATCACTGTCAGAAacagattttgattttcattcataaatcttTCTTTAATATGAACGAATATGAATTAAAGAGCCCCAGACGTACCTTTGTTGTGAGTTCTACCTCCTGTGGTAGAGTTTCTCTGAGGGCCCTCAATCCATGTTTGATCAAATCATCTAGTGAACCTGAAAAATACATCAAATCTTAAAAATTCACAAAGAAAACTTTATGACCAAGAGATATCAGTACCTTTTTGGGACCATCTGTTTTATGACCTCATAGAAGAACTGATTACAATTCATGAATGAAAACAACATGAATCCTAATAAAGGTATTGCTATAACTTGTACTTCCTGGAAAACGAATGTTAATTCATTCTTTACAAATATGTACCAATAGAAAGTTTACCATTAATTTTTATTGGAGTAAAGCAGCTAAATGACTGGcatctgaaataatttttcAGATGGTTGACAAATGGCAATGATACAAAATGagtttaaaaagatttttaaaatccatTCGTATATTTCACATAGAGCAAACACAATACATACAATCTAAGAATTTGTCCAAGTGTTTTTCTACGTATGTTCTTGCTGACTGGGACCGTGCACCAATCGCCATGGCTTTACAGTCATAGTAATTTGCTGAGGGACAGGTCTGGTAGATGTGTGGTCCTTGATCCTAAAAGCagaatgaatgaaatatatatacatatgattcATAATCCTCCAATACAACCATGGCCTTGACTTTCACCAAGCCTTGCTCTTTCTATTTATACGTACATGAACCAAATACAAGATGTAACAGAGTCCAAAGGTACTAAATTCAAGTTGTGGACAGAAAAATGGACAAACAGGCCCCAAAATATATGCCCCAAACCTACAATCTTGAGGATATAACAAACCTACAATCTTGAGGATATAACAAATCTACAGTCTTGAGGATATAACAAACCTACAATCTTGAGGATATAACAAACCTACAATCTTGAGGACATAACAAATCTACAGTCTTGAGGACATAACAAATCTACAATCTTGAGGACATAACAAATCTACAGTCTTGAGGATATAACAAATCTACAGTCTTGAGGACATAACAAACCTACAATCTTGAGGACATAACAAACCTACAATCTTGAGGACATAACAAATCTACAGTCTTGAGGACATAACAAATCAACAGTCTTGAGGATATAACAAATCTACAATCTTGAGGATATAACAAACCTACAGTCTTGAGGACATAACAAATCTACAGTCTTGAGGATATAACAAATCTACAATCTTGAGGACATAACAAATCTACAATCTTGAGGACATAACAAATCTACAGTCTTGAGGATATAACAAATCTACAATCTTGAGAGTATAAAAAGAACTACATTCATTGTTTGTCTAATTTTGAATGGCAGGAGGGAAtcagatggggggggggggataaattttcatttttgttttagtGTTTCAGCAAAGTTAAAAAAGAATTTTAGAGAAAGCAAAGAACATTAAGCATGTGAGCAGAAACAGTCATTGTCGCTCTACTTCTTTACACTGATTCCATAGGATCTATATTCATACAAGTATACTTAGCATTTCTGAGTTTTGTAAAGTTTTGCTTTGAGATGTCTGATGAAgttaaaaagaaatacatttgtCGCTAAATACTACTGATATTgcatattttcaatgaataCTCACATCATAACCGGCCACCAGTAATCCCACTCCGAACGGCCGTCGACCATATCGCTGTGTCGGGATTTGTGATTCTTATGGATAAGGAATGACACCTCATTTCAATCACAAAATTGCAATTTCTTCTCATATGCTTACAAGATTGAAGTTATCAGCAGAGCAAGTAAATGATTTCTTACTTGAGAGACCCAAAAATTTAAGGTGGACGATCATATGATTATACTttaatcatgtatatatgtttgatGCTCACAACTGGAAGTCaatattaaatacatggaatcATATTTCTATCTTGTTGTCAAAGGATACTATTTCCAACAGCTCCTACAAGCCGCGATATGGGTAAAGGGGAGTCATAGGCATATCTGGAGTTTAAGCACTCGGACCTCATGAAATTACTGGAAAGAATAGAAAACAAATGCATACAAAACTGACTTGTTCATAACAGACTGAATTTCTGATTCAAATCTGAAAGAAACAATTATAAACTTAATTATGGTGACCCCTTAAAACcttcctaaatttatttatacatttattatactattacatgtacagcTTCATATTGTTCTTCATAGCACACCGCACAGGCAATTGCAttgcttggggtcgaatttactattaaagagtactttaaaaaagtaaattcgaccccaagcgatgcaattgcctgttcTTCATAGGTGTGTACTGTGTACATTACTTAAGTAATATAATTTCCAATGACTGTTATAAACATGTTAATTGTCCAACTCAATACCAAACTTTTTAAACTcgctaaataaataaatatcatgTTTGTTTGAAGACCTTTcccatattttattttaaaacaactaCACAAACTGTGACACTAGAAGTAAACTACATTCCCTGGACCAACCTGAGAAGTCTGGCATCAGCTGTTAGCCCGGCTATAGACACCCCGATGTGGTCATCAATGGGGATGATTTTCTTCTGATGTGCTGCTAACTCTGAGGATGCTCTCTATAACACGTAAAATTCTCCAAATTACAGTTAATTAAATACAATACACACGTACCTCAGTACTGGTATAGTATTACAgaagggctcgaaattaacatatgcccgtcagtctgtgactggttaaaagtctggcggactgactgactgacatttgttttagtcagtccgatgggactggttaattttctaaagcatcattttggaaaatatacttttgaaattttatacacacatttggcatgcttcaatcagtagatatcagacgaatctgattcgtaaatataaatcccacatttaagtgttacaatattgtctgaggcatattgagttaaatttcattttaataacattaacgaaatatgtttaattattctggaaaactctgttggactggtaaatttttctgcggactggttgaaattataccccatcagtccggctggactggtgacataaaaagttatcTTCAAGCCCTGTACAGTTATCTAAGAGCTCCAGATAtttttttaccacaaagagtatttaccccctgattttcaaatcaatgagtattttgcttttcagaaaaagtcaaaagagtattttgttaatttactgattatctttgcTGTTTGCCACTAATACAGAATTTGATCACTTAGTCTAAATATAATCAGATAATATGTGACTGAGTGtctggtatatcaaaatttaatacctcaacaattttcaaaatattccaatgacaatgaagagtttataatgaaaagaaCTACAATGGATCTTCACCTGTAAACATGGTAAATATACAATCATTCATTGTAccacaggggcttcttatccattttgttctcaatcaatatataattcatatataacatatagattgagaacaaaatggataagaagcccctgtgactgtacagtattgaaaaaatttcataacaccaaacaaacaacaaaactatttgtcatattgtaaattaaactgttataaCCGAGAAACCAAAAGCATTTTAAAACCAAAAATATCAGTTTCAAAGTTTTTGTGACTTTCTATaggattttttaaagtttagaCAAACCTAATTCTGCccatatgaatatatttttgcACTTTGTTTTCACTGCAAATTACTGTCGGATTCCCCTCACCTTGTACCGTTAACCAAGAATTGGTTTTCCTCCATCTGTGTAAAACGAGTGTATGTGTGACGGAAGTCAGTAATAAATGCCTGACTCCCATTCTTGCAAATACTTTAAAATAGTTATCGAGACAATGCTGCAGGAGCGACATTTCAGTGAAAACTTAGTAAGTTTAACAGaggaaatatatatcatttgtcCAGTACCATTTTCTGTGCCATGTCTGTAGCAACAATCAATCGTTTACGATTGATAATATAAGTTTTTATGTGCTTTCGTCCGCAACCTACCTGTTTATTTAAGAAAGACATATACCAATTAGTCTTATACAGTTGTTTTGAGTTACCTCTACGCATGACTTTAggagtgtaaagcgtatttacattCGCGAATGCGTAATTGTATGCctgattttaaactttaatgcgtatttggtaaaattcaatgagtatttacgctgatacgcaccttatctggagctctgagTTATCTGATGTAATGCATGTTAAAATTGATTGCACATTAGTTAGTATAATATAAAGGATAAAGAGACGATGGACCAGTTAAGAATGCTCTATCAATATCTGCAGAAATGAACATACCTTTAAGGCTATCAGGATTGCATGGGTTTTAGATTTAAGGCCAACAGTTGCAGATCCTTGTTTCACAGCTTCCATGGCATACTCAATCTGATGAATTCGACCCTGTCATCATAAAGAGAGCAAAGACTTATGTTTTACTGAAATACTGTTTGCTGTAAAAATTTCAACTCGCTTCATTGCACCTACACTCTTtgtgataaaattttcaaaatgttatacatgtatttaactttTACATATTACGACGGTTGTGTGCGAATTCAACATGGAGCAAACTTCTTTTTCAATGCATTAAGGATATAATCCATACTTCACTGCACATTATgcctacatgtaacatttataTCAAAAACATAAATTGCATTACAGCGCACCATGCCAGTTGATGCCAAGTTTATTTTCCCCAACATAAACATGCAAACAAAGCAACATTGATACAACATTGCAAATTGTACAATAAATAATATAAGCCTCCTATGCCACCCAGCAAAAACCaatgataaaaaacaaaatttccaCAGCAAAAATATGGAGTAAGCAAAAATTAAGTGGTTCCtcattcttttataaatatatcgatatatattttaaaacattttcaaagattttgtaataaatacatgtacattaaataaaCTTGACTTGCTCTGAAGAACATGCACTAGAAAGTGGCCACTCAATAATAATCCTTCAATAATCAAACACATTTACTCAATACTGAATTTTCATTGGCTGTTGCCTAAATAACAACTGAAACTTAGTATCAAGACACTTCTgtaatattatattatttacatGTTAGGACAGTCATTTTCCACTATACTATGTGatgcaaaaaaaattattccACAGGCCATAAACTTCTCAGCAAATACATAAGCATCACATGACAAAGCTCTTTAAATAAAGTCAACAAACAATAATAAGTTTCTACATACCTGTGGGCTCCAAACAGTGACATCATTGTCATACTGGTTTCGAAACTATAAAAGAAAGTAGATAAAGTTGCCAACATTCTTGTGTATGACTGAGTagcaatacatatatatattattactacagtaacttgatcctaAGAGTcagatcacgtcgagttgacaggcgcggatcatcagataaCACGAGACGCAAAGCGTaaagtttgatctgatgatccatgCCTGTCAATGAGGCATGATCCAACTCTTTGAATCTGtcagttactgtagtaatgataaatttattatataccctcttacgcattttaaatccacatttataagatactaaatgtaatccaaattataaaaaatacagacatacagtgaaattatattatgtgtacacagttttgtttgtgacgcagTCAATATTTTCACATAAAACGTTGCATCGATGCATTGTGACCTCATTGTGACattatcagtttcagaggatacagATACCGAATcggaaaaccacagtgtggtgatccggaaaaccggatcacattctgtgaaatccacagtatcaaaaaaagaaacattgatgggtatataataaataaccaTTCTTACAAGGgttgttccattaaaacatatgggGTACCCAGAAAaggcagt
Above is a genomic segment from Ostrea edulis chromosome 3, xbOstEdul1.1, whole genome shotgun sequence containing:
- the LOC125674382 gene encoding proteasome subunit alpha type-1-like, which translates into the protein MFRNQYDNDVTVWSPQGRIHQIEYAMEAVKQGSATVGLKSKTHAILIALKRASSELAAHQKKIIPIDDHIGVSIAGLTADARLLSNFMRSECLNSRYAYDSPLPISRLVGAVGNKSQIPTQRYGRRPFGVGLLVAGYDDQGPHIYQTCPSANYYDCKAMAIGARSQSARTYVEKHLDKFLDCSLDDLIKHGLRALRETLPQEVELTTKNCSLGIVGKDMEFTIYDDEDVKKYLAMIEGEERSRGPPAGADQAAMETQDGDEQQPSDPQPADPAVEEQGMEH